The Clostridium aceticum genomic interval CAGCAGTTTTTTTTATTGTTCAACGGGAGGATGCCAATAGGTTTACTCCAAATAAGGAAATGGATGAAGCCTTCTGTGAGGCAGTTTTACTAGCACAAAAAGCTGGTGTAGAATTTTATGCATATAACTGTGCTGTGACAACCCATTCTATAGCCTTAAAAGAAGAAATAAAAGTTTTTTTTAATTGATAAATGGAAATTCCACTAGAAATCGTTGACAAAAGAAGAATTATATACTATACTATTCTTGATAAGTGTTATTATTTGAGAAATGAAGGTGACATAATGGACAACCTAATAGAGGGGCTAAAAGATAAGCTGAAGGAAAAAGGATATAAGCTGACACCTCAGAGAAGGGCTACACTGGACGTTATCCTTGATAATCAAGGCAAACATTTAAATACAGAAGAAATTTATGGACTGGTAAAGGATAAGTGTCCAGAAATTGGCTTAGCTACTGTCTATAGAACATTACAACTATTAGATGAAATGCAAATTATATCTAAAATCAATTTAGATGATGGATGCAGTCGATATGAATTTAACACCCATGAGGATGACCATCAGCATCATCACCTTATTTGTCAAAATTGTGGTAATGTAATAGAAGTAGAAATAGACCTATTGGAGCAATTGGAAGAAGAAATAGAAAAAAATCATGATTTTGAAATCACAGATCATAAAGTTAAGTTTTTCGGTATTTGTTCTAAGTGTAGGTAGTCTTGCATATTCTGCAAGACTTTATCTATGTGCAATATTTTATAGATAACAAACTTTTAAAAGTTTTGCTTTTAGGTTAAAATACATATATCTATTATTAATCAGGGTCAATAATACGTTAGGGTATTTTTGCATAGAGCACCATTATGTTACAGGATATAGGTACGGGTAAAGCTCAATAATAAGTAAATAGAAATATACAAAGGGATAACAAAGGAGTGATGAATGTTGGGAAGAAAACCTACAAAGATTAGAATAATTCCTTTAGGCGGTCTAAAGGAAATTGGGAAAAATATGACAGTAATTGAATACAAAGATGAAATGATTATTGTGGATTGTGGCTTGAGTTTTCCTGAAGATGAAATGTTGGGAATAGATATTGTAATTCCTGATATAACATATGTCATGAAAAATAAAGACAAAGTAAAGGGAATCTTTTTGACCCATGGCCATGAAGATCATATTGGAGCCTTACCTTATGTATTAAAAAGAATCAATGTACCTGTATATGGAACACAGTTAACTTTGGGTTTAGTGGAAACAAAATTAAAGGAACATAAGATTACAGATGTTCATTTGCAGAGGGTGGAAGCTGGTACAACTACACAACTTGAAAGTTTTGAAGTAGAATTCATTCGCAGTAGTCATAGTATACCAGATGCTTGTGCTTTAGCCATTCATACCTCTCTAGGGGTGATTTTGCATACTGGAGACTTTAAAATAGATTATACCCCTATTGATGGACAATTGATTGATCTACAGAGAATTGCTGAACTGGGAAAAAAAGGCATCCTTCTAATGATGGCGGACAGTACCAATGTAGAGCGACCAGGGACGACGATGTCAGAAAGAAATGTAGGTATTACCTTTGAAAATATTTTTAGTAGTACAAAAAATAGGATCATCGTAGCTACCTTCGCCTCAAATGTTCATAGAGTACAACAGATTGTAAATGCTGCTTATAAGTATAACAGAAAAATTGTTATATCTGGCAGAAGCATGGTAAACGTTGTTTCAGTAGCACAAGAGTTGGGTACGTTAGTGATTCCAGAGGGCTTAATCATTGATGTTAATCATATTGACCAGTATGATGATCATGAGATTGTTATTATTACTACTGGAAGTCAAGGGGAAACAATGGCAGGATTATCAAGGATGGCTACCTCTGAGCATAGAAAATTAGATATTCGAGCAGGAGATACGGTCATTATCTCTGCTACTCCTATACCAGGAAATGAGAAGTTAGTAAGCAGAGTGATCAACCAACTGTTTGAAAAGGGAGCAGATGTTATTTATGAGAGCTTGGCAGATGTCCATGTTTCAGGACATGCTTGTCAAGAGGAGTTAAAACTAATGCATCGACTGGCCAATCCTAAATACTTCATACCGGTACATGGGGAGTTTAGACATTTGAAACAACATGCGAAACTGGCAGAAAACTTAGGGATGGATAGAGAAAACATATTTACGCTACAAAATGGTAATATCGTTGAAATTACAAAGGATTATGCTAAGTTGGCTGGAAATGTGCCGGCAGGACCTGTATTAGTAGATGGTTTAGGGGTTGGAGATGTAGGAAACATTGTTCTAAGGGATCGTAAACACTTGGCTGAAGACGGATTAATGGTAGTGGTGGTTACAATTTCTAAAGAAAATGGAAAAATTGTTGCAGGCCCCGATATTATATCAAGAGGCTTTGTCTATGTAAGAGAATCTGAAGTTCTTATGGATGAAGCACGACAAATTGTAAAGGCTGCTTTAGAACAATGTGAGCAGCAAAATATAAAGGAATGGGCAGTGCTCAAAAGCTCTATAAGAGATGCACTAAAGGATTTCCTATACGAGAAAACAAAACGTAGACCAATGATTTTACCAGTCATTATGGAAGTATAAAAAAAATCCATCATCTTATAAAGAGATGATGGATTTTGCTATAAAGATAAAGGACAGGGGGAGCGGTATGAATATTTTACTTTACCTAGCAATATTAATATTAGGGGCAATAATAGGATATAAAAATATATTAGGTGATTTTATATCTGAAAAAATAGGAATCATTCAGAATTATGCTTTACTTTTTTTATTGTTTATTATGGGGATTAGTATAGGGATTGATGAAAATGTTATACGATATTTTGGTGTGATTGGATACCAATCTGTTATCTTGGCGGTTTTTTCAATCGTGGGTAGTATCCTAGCGGTAAAGCTTATAGCAAAGAAAGTACTATAGCAGGAAGAAGGTGTAAAGGATGACGTTTAAAATCATGCTGTCTGTAGTACTGGGAATTGCGTTGGGAGTCTCGGTTTTTCCACAAAATATGGAAATCTACATGGGAACAATGATTGATATAGGATTATGCCTACTGCTTTTTTTTGTAGGTATAGATATAGGGAAACAGGGAGATCTTTTTAAGAAGATCAAGAAAATAGGCTTCAAGGTGCTATGGGTGCCCTTTATGGTAGCCATTGGCAGTATTACAGGAACCATCTTTGGTGGAATACTCCTAAAAATACCCATCAATCAAGCAGCAGCAATTGGTGCAGGATTTGGCTGGTATTCTTTATCCGCCATAGAATTATCTAAGCATAGTGCAGAATTAGGGGCTTTGGCCTTCATTACAAATGTTTCTAGGGAAGTCATTGCTATTATCAGTATACCTTTTATTGCAAAGTATATTGGTAAACTAGAGGCCATCGCACCAGCAGGGGCTACAGCGATGGATACAACGCTGCCTATCATAGCAAAATCTACTGACGGCAATGTTGCAATGATCTCCTTTCTTACGGGCGTGGTATTATCTGCTTTGGTGCCTATTCTTGTGCCTACGTTTATGATGGTGCTGAAATAAAGAACTTCTTTAAGTAAAGCGTCTATAGGGGAACCGGAAGAACTTTGGCAAATGCAAAGTTCATTTAAATCATATGTATCAAATGTCTGTATAACTTAAGCAAGAAAATTATAGGAGGTTAAAGTCATGAATGTATATGATTGTGCTCATCAATTGGCAAGGGGATTAAAGGAAAGCAGGGAGTATCAAGAATATAAAGATTTAGAAAGAAAAGTGAAGACAACTCCTCAGTGTAAAGCTATGGTAGATGACTTTAGAAAACGCCAGTTACAGGTTCAAGGGCAACAAATGATGAAGCAACAGGTAGACGAAAATACCCTAAAGGAATTACAAAGTCTTCATCATGTTTTGATGCAAAACCCACTTGTTGCGGAATTTATGCATGCTGAATTCAAACTGTCTCAGATGATGTCAGATGTTTATAAAATATTAGGGGAAGCTTTAGATTTGGATATTAGTGGTTTGGAGTAACTATTATGTATACCGTTGGACAAGTTTGTAAAGGATTTGGTATTTCAAGAAGTGCACTTCTATATTCTGATTCTATTGGACTAGTAAAGTCCAATATTAATGGGATTTACTATCTTGTATCAGCTTTTTTTGAAGGCTTTATGACTATTCCCCTTATGCCTTAAGTTAACGCCAATGACTATTATATAAGTTGAGCAGCTAAACGAGTCATTGACAAAGGTGGTCTATGATGATAGACTAAAAAATATAAGGTCTATGTTAATAGACTAGAGGAGGAATACTATGGATAAATTTAGCCTTTGCGAAAGCGAATACCGTTTTGCAAGCATTGTTTGGGAAAATGAGCCAGTCAGCTCTGGAGAACTTGTAGGACTTTGCAATGAGAAGCTTGGCTGGAAAAAGTCTACAACCTACACCGTTTTAAAAAAGCTATGTGACAGGGAAATATTTAAAAATGAAAATGCCATTGTTAGTGCTATTGTTAAACAGGAGCAGGTACAGAAGTTTGAAAGCCAAAAATTTTTAGACAAAACCTTT includes:
- a CDS encoding YlbF family regulator; protein product: MNVYDCAHQLARGLKESREYQEYKDLERKVKTTPQCKAMVDDFRKRQLQVQGQQMMKQQVDENTLKELQSLHHVLMQNPLVAEFMHAEFKLSQMMSDVYKILGEALDLDISGLE
- a CDS encoding Fur family transcriptional regulator → MDNLIEGLKDKLKEKGYKLTPQRRATLDVILDNQGKHLNTEEIYGLVKDKCPEIGLATVYRTLQLLDEMQIISKINLDDGCSRYEFNTHEDDHQHHHLICQNCGNVIEVEIDLLEQLEEEIEKNHDFEITDHKVKFFGICSKCR
- a CDS encoding BlaI/MecI/CopY family transcriptional regulator, encoding MDKFSLCESEYRFASIVWENEPVSSGELVGLCNEKLGWKKSTTYTVLKKLCDREIFKNENAIVSAIVKQEQVQKFESQKFLDKTFNGSLPRFIASFMSGKKLSKTEADVLKKLIDSYKEE
- a CDS encoding RNase J family beta-CASP ribonuclease: MGRKPTKIRIIPLGGLKEIGKNMTVIEYKDEMIIVDCGLSFPEDEMLGIDIVIPDITYVMKNKDKVKGIFLTHGHEDHIGALPYVLKRINVPVYGTQLTLGLVETKLKEHKITDVHLQRVEAGTTTQLESFEVEFIRSSHSIPDACALAIHTSLGVILHTGDFKIDYTPIDGQLIDLQRIAELGKKGILLMMADSTNVERPGTTMSERNVGITFENIFSSTKNRIIVATFASNVHRVQQIVNAAYKYNRKIVISGRSMVNVVSVAQELGTLVIPEGLIIDVNHIDQYDDHEIVIITTGSQGETMAGLSRMATSEHRKLDIRAGDTVIISATPIPGNEKLVSRVINQLFEKGADVIYESLADVHVSGHACQEELKLMHRLANPKYFIPVHGEFRHLKQHAKLAENLGMDRENIFTLQNGNIVEITKDYAKLAGNVPAGPVLVDGLGVGDVGNIVLRDRKHLAEDGLMVVVVTISKENGKIVAGPDIISRGFVYVRESEVLMDEARQIVKAALEQCEQQNIKEWAVLKSSIRDALKDFLYEKTKRRPMILPVIMEV
- a CDS encoding lysine exporter LysO family protein, whose product is MTFKIMLSVVLGIALGVSVFPQNMEIYMGTMIDIGLCLLLFFVGIDIGKQGDLFKKIKKIGFKVLWVPFMVAIGSITGTIFGGILLKIPINQAAAIGAGFGWYSLSAIELSKHSAELGALAFITNVSREVIAIISIPFIAKYIGKLEAIAPAGATAMDTTLPIIAKSTDGNVAMISFLTGVVLSALVPILVPTFMMVLK
- a CDS encoding LysO family transporter, whose protein sequence is MNILLYLAILILGAIIGYKNILGDFISEKIGIIQNYALLFLLFIMGISIGIDENVIRYFGVIGYQSVILAVFSIVGSILAVKLIAKKVL